The Candidatus Thermoplasmatota archaeon genome has a segment encoding these proteins:
- a CDS encoding DUF6485 family protein, which produces MECKKEENLKSCPCTWEVCNRKGMCCECIRYHWSRRELPACLFPKDVERTYDRSLEKFIETYGK; this is translated from the coding sequence ATGGAATGCAAAAAAGAGGAAAACTTGAAAAGTTGCCCGTGCACATGGGAAGTGTGCAACAGAAAAGGCATGTGCTGCGAGTGCATACGCTATCACTGGAGCAGGCGAGAGCTGCCAGCCTGTCTTTTTCCAAAAGATGTGGAAAGAACATATGACCGCTCGTTGGAAAAATTTATTGAGACATATGGCAAGTAA
- a CDS encoding NUDIX hydrolase, translating into MKSPKLTVDGVVIKDKKILLIKRKNDPFKGRWALPGGFVEYGETVEEAVVREVKEETGLETTVQSLLGVYSDPDRDPRGHTVSIAYLLSVKKGLPKGGDDASDTKFFDLNALPPLAFDHAQIVRDAVHKTS; encoded by the coding sequence ATGAAATCTCCAAAACTCACGGTTGACGGTGTGGTAATCAAAGACAAAAAAATTCTGCTGATAAAGAGAAAAAATGACCCATTCAAAGGGCGGTGGGCATTGCCGGGCGGCTTCGTCGAATATGGCGAAACGGTAGAGGAGGCGGTGGTGAGAGAGGTGAAGGAGGAGACAGGGCTTGAAACTACCGTGCAATCACTGCTGGGAGTTTATTCAGACCCTGATAGGGACCCAAGAGGGCATACAGTGTCAATTGCTTATCTTCTTTCGGTCAAAAAAGGATTGCCCAAAGGAGGAGATGATGCATCCGACACAAAATTCTTTGATTTGAATGCATTGCCACCCCTGGCATTTGACCATGCGCAGATAGTGCGGGACGCCGTACACAAAACTTCTTAA